The following coding sequences lie in one Myxococcales bacterium genomic window:
- the tuf gene encoding elongation factor Tu: MSKEKFVRSKPHINVGTIGHIDHGKTTLTAAITKVMSEKHGGKAIAYADIAKGGTVRDDSKIVTIAVSHVEYETDNRHYAHVDCPGHADYIKNMITGAAQMDGAILVVSAQDGPMPQTKEHVLLARQVGVPQIVVFLNKVDTVDDKDLLELVEMEVRDLLNKYEFQGDEIPVVRGSALLALQGKEEGVSSIHELMKQVDAWVPEPKRDIDKPFLMAVEDVFSIKGRGTVVTGRIERGIIKVGDEVEILGFTDPKKTTVTGVEMFRKLLDQGQAGDNVGCLLRGIEKDQVERGQVLAAPGSLNTHKKFEGEVYVLKKEEGGRHKPFFTNYRPQFYMRTTDVTGTIALPDDVKMVMPGDNVKITVELISAVALEDKQRFAIREGGRTVGAGVVTKILE; this comes from the coding sequence ATGTCGAAAGAAAAGTTTGTCAGGAGCAAGCCTCATATCAACGTAGGGACGATCGGCCATATTGACCATGGCAAGACGACGTTGACAGCAGCGATCACGAAGGTGATGAGCGAGAAGCACGGGGGGAAAGCGATTGCGTATGCGGACATCGCCAAGGGCGGGACGGTGCGAGATGACTCGAAGATCGTGACGATCGCGGTTTCGCACGTGGAGTACGAGACGGACAATCGGCATTACGCACACGTAGATTGCCCGGGGCACGCGGATTACATCAAGAACATGATCACGGGAGCTGCGCAGATGGACGGGGCGATCTTGGTGGTTTCTGCGCAGGATGGACCGATGCCGCAGACCAAAGAGCACGTGCTGTTGGCGCGTCAGGTGGGTGTGCCGCAGATCGTGGTGTTCTTGAACAAGGTCGATACGGTGGACGACAAGGACTTGCTAGAGCTTGTGGAGATGGAGGTCCGGGACCTATTGAACAAGTACGAGTTTCAGGGAGATGAGATCCCAGTGGTTCGGGGCAGTGCGTTATTGGCGCTTCAGGGGAAAGAAGAGGGCGTGAGCTCGATCCACGAGCTGATGAAGCAGGTGGATGCGTGGGTGCCTGAGCCGAAGCGAGACATCGACAAGCCGTTTTTGATGGCGGTTGAGGATGTGTTCAGCATCAAGGGACGAGGGACAGTGGTGACGGGCCGCATCGAGCGAGGGATCATCAAGGTAGGGGATGAGGTAGAGATTTTGGGGTTCACGGACCCGAAGAAGACGACGGTGACGGGTGTAGAGATGTTCCGCAAGCTCTTAGATCAGGGGCAAGCAGGGGACAACGTGGGCTGTCTGCTTAGAGGGATTGAAAAGGACCAGGTGGAGCGAGGTCAGGTATTGGCGGCGCCCGGGAGCCTGAACACGCACAAGAAGTTTGAGGGCGAAGTGTACGTATTAAAGAAGGAAGAGGGCGGCAGGCACAAGCCATTTTTCACGAACTACCGGCCGCAGTTTTACATGCGGACGACGGACGTGACCGGGACGATTGCTTTGCCGGACGATGTGAAGATGGTGATGCCGGGAGACAATGTGAAGATCACGGTGGAGCTCATCAGCGCCGTGGCGCTCGAAGACAAACAGCGTTTTGCGATTCGCGAAGGTGGCCGCACGGTAGGTGCCGGCGTCGTCACCAAGATTTTGGAGTAA
- the rplB gene encoding 50S ribosomal protein L2 yields the protein MAIKRFKPTSPARRYYEVYSFEGLTKEGPYKQLTEAQSTTAGRNNHGRITSRFRGGGHKQRYRVIDFKRNKIGVPGKVHWIEYDPNRSAHIALVHYADGSKGYLLAPDGLKAGDSVISSRHADVKPGNAMSLRYIPLGTMIHAIELKPGKGAQMVRSAGGSAQLMAKDGDYAQVRLPSSEVRMVHLDCKATVGQVSNPEHARVSLGKAGRMRWLGRKPHNRGVTMNPVDHPMGGGEGRSSGGRHPCTPWGIKTKGLKTRKNKRSDAFIVKRRSKK from the coding sequence ATGGCAATCAAGCGATTTAAACCCACATCTCCAGCGCGTCGTTATTACGAGGTCTACTCGTTTGAGGGTCTGACCAAAGAAGGGCCGTACAAGCAGCTCACTGAAGCGCAGTCAACCACCGCCGGTCGCAATAATCATGGCAGAATCACCAGCCGCTTTCGAGGCGGAGGTCACAAGCAGCGCTATCGCGTGATCGATTTCAAGCGCAACAAGATCGGCGTTCCCGGAAAGGTCCATTGGATCGAGTATGATCCCAATCGCAGTGCACACATTGCTCTCGTACACTATGCCGATGGCAGCAAGGGCTACTTGCTAGCCCCTGATGGTCTCAAGGCAGGCGACAGCGTGATTTCTTCCCGCCATGCCGACGTCAAGCCCGGCAACGCAATGTCGCTCAGATACATTCCCCTTGGGACCATGATCCACGCGATCGAACTCAAGCCCGGCAAGGGCGCGCAAATGGTCAGGTCGGCGGGCGGTTCAGCCCAGCTTATGGCAAAAGACGGCGACTATGCGCAGGTTCGGCTGCCATCCTCTGAAGTCCGGATGGTACATCTGGACTGCAAAGCTACCGTGGGACAGGTATCAAACCCGGAGCATGCTCGAGTTTCGCTTGGTAAAGCGGGGCGTATGCGTTGGCTGGGTCGGAAGCCGCACAACCGGGGCGTCACAATGAACCCGGTCGACCATCCCATGGGGGGCGGCGAGGGTCGGAGCTCTGGCGGGAGACATCCCTGCACGCCGTGGGGCATCAAGACCAAGGGCCTAAAAACCCGCAAAAACAAGCGCAGCGATGCGTTTATCGTCAAACGCCGTTCGAAGAAGTGA
- a CDS encoding DUF2141 domain-containing protein, translating into MKAKIAGAALAGLLALGVHQNGKADRPRIEAHIEDLPNSRGVVRCALFLGREGFPHKQKMAIAGASVRVVRNQATCVFTDMKPGSYALSFFHDENNNRRLDTNWLGMPDEPYGASRNPEPRLGPPLFAPSRFVYRGGHAKLRLRPIQ; encoded by the coding sequence ATGAAAGCCAAAATAGCGGGGGCGGCGCTCGCTGGATTACTGGCCTTAGGAGTGCATCAAAATGGTAAGGCCGATAGACCTCGTATTGAAGCGCACATCGAAGACCTTCCGAACAGTCGTGGAGTGGTACGGTGTGCCCTCTTTCTTGGCAGAGAAGGCTTTCCCCACAAACAAAAAATGGCCATCGCTGGGGCCAGTGTCCGCGTGGTGAGGAACCAAGCGACCTGCGTGTTTACCGACATGAAACCCGGTAGCTATGCATTGAGCTTTTTTCATGATGAAAATAATAACCGACGCCTGGATACGAACTGGTTGGGCATGCCAGATGAGCCCTACGGAGCTTCGCGAAACCCAGAACCCAGGCTGGGGCCACCTCTGTTTGCGCCCTCGCGATTCGTATACCGTGGCGGGCATGCGAAATTGCGCTTGCGTCCTATCCAATGA
- the rplD gene encoding 50S ribosomal protein L4: MAKIEVYDLERKKVGELELAGEIFDAPVNEALLYEVVKAQLASRRSGTAKSKTRAEVAGSTRKIYKQKGTGRARHGGIRAPVFVGGGKAHGPQPRDYGYRPPRKMRLGALRSALSLKVKEGKLTIVDTFELSAIKTGTLSKVLNTLKVGTGSLIVDGKDNSKLRLSTRNLAKHQFLPPEGVNLYDLLRHEHLVLTKHAVQALQERYKSI, from the coding sequence ATGGCGAAGATCGAAGTATATGATTTGGAGCGTAAGAAGGTTGGTGAGCTAGAGCTTGCCGGCGAAATCTTTGATGCGCCTGTCAACGAGGCTCTGCTGTACGAGGTGGTTAAAGCACAGCTCGCCTCTCGACGGAGCGGCACGGCTAAGTCGAAGACGCGCGCGGAAGTGGCGGGCTCAACGCGTAAGATCTACAAGCAAAAGGGGACTGGCCGCGCACGCCACGGCGGAATTCGCGCCCCTGTGTTTGTCGGAGGAGGAAAAGCGCACGGGCCACAGCCCCGGGATTACGGTTACAGGCCGCCCCGGAAAATGCGACTTGGTGCACTTCGCAGCGCGTTGTCACTCAAGGTCAAGGAAGGGAAGCTCACGATCGTGGACACCTTTGAGCTGTCGGCAATAAAGACGGGCACACTTAGCAAAGTACTGAATACACTCAAGGTGGGCACCGGATCGCTCATTGTCGATGGCAAAGACAATTCTAAGCTTCGTCTGAGCACACGCAACCTTGCGAAGCACCAGTTCCTACCGCCCGAGGGTGTCAATCTTTACGACTTACTAAGGCATGAGCATTTGGTGCTTACCAAACATGCAGTCCAGGCACTGCAAGAGCGCTATAAGAGCATATGA
- a CDS encoding TerC family protein yields MSFDVWLQPENWLALLSLTALEIVLGIDNIVFIAVLAGKLPAPQQGHAYRLGLTGALITRVLLLLALSWIMRLSQPLFALLGNEFSGRDLILVFGGVFLLAKSTFEIYGKVESVEAHELHGSSARGLAMTVVQIMILDIVFSLDSVITAVGMSNQIEVMISAIVIAVIVMLIFAKSIGDFVNRYPSMQILALSFLLLIGVLLVADGFGQHVSKGYIYFAMGFSLLVELINLRYRKKVRVR; encoded by the coding sequence ATGAGTTTCGATGTTTGGCTCCAGCCGGAAAACTGGCTTGCCCTTCTGAGTTTGACCGCGCTCGAAATCGTACTGGGCATCGACAACATCGTGTTCATAGCAGTGTTGGCGGGCAAATTGCCTGCACCGCAGCAAGGCCACGCATACCGTCTTGGCTTAACTGGAGCACTCATCACCCGCGTCCTGCTCCTATTGGCCCTATCATGGATCATGCGGCTTTCCCAGCCTCTATTTGCTTTGCTGGGTAACGAGTTTTCCGGTCGCGACTTGATATTGGTCTTCGGCGGAGTCTTCTTGTTGGCGAAAAGCACGTTTGAAATTTACGGCAAGGTGGAGAGTGTAGAAGCGCATGAACTTCACGGTTCATCTGCCCGTGGTTTGGCCATGACCGTTGTGCAGATCATGATCCTCGATATCGTTTTTTCCCTAGACTCCGTGATCACCGCCGTGGGCATGTCAAATCAGATAGAGGTTATGATTTCTGCGATCGTCATTGCGGTAATAGTGATGCTCATTTTCGCCAAGTCAATAGGAGACTTTGTTAATCGCTACCCCTCCATGCAGATCCTTGCATTGTCTTTCCTGCTACTGATCGGCGTCTTATTGGTTGCCGATGGGTTTGGTCAGCACGTGAGCAAAGGGTATATCTATTTCGCGATGGGATTTTCATTATTGGTCGAACTCATCAATCTCCGATATCGGAAAAAAGTACGCGTCCGTTAA
- the rplW gene encoding 50S ribosomal protein L23 codes for MYLEDIIKRPIMMTEKGNVLRERHNVYLFEVNIDANKAEIRNAVETLFNVHVSEVRTLIMRGRMRRMGRGYAKTRNWKKALITLKKGQQIELFEGA; via the coding sequence GTGTATCTAGAAGACATCATCAAACGGCCGATCATGATGACTGAGAAGGGGAATGTGCTTAGGGAGCGTCATAATGTGTACCTCTTCGAGGTGAATATCGACGCCAACAAAGCGGAGATTCGCAACGCAGTCGAAACGTTGTTTAACGTGCATGTTTCGGAGGTGCGGACCCTAATTATGCGTGGACGGATGCGCCGGATGGGGCGCGGGTACGCCAAAACGCGCAACTGGAAAAAAGCGCTCATCACCCTTAAGAAGGGCCAACAAATCGAGTTGTTCGAAGGGGCTTAG
- the fusA gene encoding elongation factor G translates to MAREFPLDRTRNIGIMAHIDAGKTTTTERILYYTGVNYKIGEVHDGAATMDYMEQEQERGITITSAATTCFWRPSTGLFKTQPFRVNIIDTPGHVDFTIEVERSLRVLDGAVAVFDGVAGVEPQSETVWRQADKYKVPRICFVNKMDRAGANFIKALESIHKRLGANAIAVQLPLGLEEKHNGIIDLVTMKAVRFKDDTQGAEFEETEIPDDFKEEAQTYREKLIEAVAETNDALMERYLEGDTNFSPEEILKALREATLKFKIVPVFCGSAFKNKGVQHLLDGVINFLPSPLDIPPVEGINPDTEQTEVRAASDEEPFSALAFKIINDPFVGQLTFLRVYSGKVASGTPVLNTTKGKKERIGRLLLMHANKREEIKEIEAGNICAAVGLKTATTGDTLCAEKSPVILERMIFPEPVISVAIEPKTKVDQTKLGESLSKLATEDPSFRAHTDEETGQTIISGMGELHLEIIVDRLKREFKVECNVGQPEVAYREGIRNTIKVEGKYIKQSGGHGMYGHVWIELGPSEPGSGYVFENDIVGGTIPKEFIPSVEKGIRAAMERGVMAGYPLVDVRASLFDGSYHDVDSSGPAFEVAGSMAFKDGAQKAGLFLLEPIMAVEVVVPEDYMGEVIGDLNSRRGKVTGMDDRGNAKVVTAEVPLATMFGYSTDLRSKTQGRATYTMQFHQYQAVPNSVQENIVAKVKGA, encoded by the coding sequence GTGGCGCGCGAATTTCCCTTAGATAGAACCCGAAACATTGGCATCATGGCCCATATAGACGCTGGTAAGACGACGACTACCGAGCGCATTCTTTATTACACGGGCGTGAACTACAAAATCGGGGAAGTGCATGATGGTGCCGCGACCATGGATTACATGGAGCAAGAGCAGGAACGCGGCATCACGATCACCTCGGCTGCAACCACGTGCTTTTGGAGGCCCTCTACGGGCTTGTTCAAAACGCAGCCCTTTCGTGTCAACATCATCGATACGCCAGGTCACGTGGACTTCACCATTGAGGTAGAGCGTTCGTTGCGTGTGCTTGATGGCGCTGTGGCGGTGTTTGATGGCGTCGCCGGCGTGGAACCGCAATCGGAGACCGTCTGGCGCCAGGCGGATAAGTACAAGGTTCCGCGCATTTGCTTTGTAAATAAAATGGACCGGGCTGGGGCGAACTTCATCAAGGCGCTCGAATCCATCCACAAAAGGCTCGGTGCCAACGCGATTGCCGTGCAACTGCCTTTGGGTCTCGAGGAGAAGCACAACGGCATCATCGACCTCGTGACCATGAAGGCCGTGCGATTTAAAGATGATACGCAGGGTGCCGAGTTCGAGGAGACCGAGATTCCAGATGACTTCAAAGAGGAAGCGCAGACTTATCGCGAAAAACTCATTGAGGCCGTTGCGGAAACCAATGACGCGTTAATGGAGCGCTATCTCGAGGGCGACACGAATTTTTCTCCTGAGGAAATTCTAAAGGCGCTCAGAGAAGCGACTCTGAAGTTTAAGATCGTTCCTGTGTTTTGCGGTTCCGCCTTTAAGAATAAGGGCGTGCAGCACCTCTTGGATGGCGTGATCAACTTTTTGCCGTCGCCGCTCGACATCCCTCCTGTGGAAGGGATTAATCCTGACACCGAACAAACAGAGGTCCGTGCGGCTTCCGATGAAGAGCCCTTTAGCGCACTTGCCTTTAAGATTATTAACGATCCCTTTGTCGGTCAGCTCACCTTCCTTCGCGTTTACTCGGGCAAGGTGGCCAGCGGCACTCCGGTGCTCAACACAACCAAGGGCAAGAAAGAGCGCATTGGTCGTCTACTTCTGATGCACGCTAATAAGCGGGAGGAGATTAAGGAGATCGAAGCAGGCAACATCTGTGCTGCTGTCGGATTAAAGACGGCGACGACCGGGGATACGCTTTGCGCAGAGAAAAGCCCTGTGATCCTAGAGCGAATGATCTTCCCGGAGCCTGTGATTTCCGTCGCCATCGAGCCCAAGACCAAGGTGGATCAAACGAAGCTCGGGGAATCGTTGAGCAAGCTGGCAACTGAGGATCCGTCGTTTAGGGCACATACCGATGAAGAGACGGGACAGACCATCATCTCCGGAATGGGCGAGTTACATCTGGAGATCATTGTTGATCGGCTCAAGCGGGAGTTTAAGGTTGAGTGTAATGTCGGCCAACCCGAGGTGGCGTATCGCGAAGGTATTCGCAATACCATCAAGGTGGAGGGGAAGTACATTAAGCAGTCCGGCGGCCACGGCATGTACGGCCACGTTTGGATTGAATTGGGCCCGAGCGAGCCCGGCAGTGGCTACGTCTTCGAGAACGACATCGTGGGTGGCACCATTCCAAAAGAGTTCATCCCTTCGGTCGAAAAGGGTATCCGCGCAGCGATGGAACGCGGCGTCATGGCGGGATATCCATTGGTGGATGTGAGGGCCTCTCTCTTTGATGGATCGTACCACGACGTGGATTCCTCCGGTCCCGCCTTTGAGGTCGCAGGTTCCATGGCGTTTAAAGACGGCGCCCAAAAGGCAGGACTGTTTCTGTTGGAACCCATCATGGCCGTCGAAGTGGTGGTCCCAGAAGACTACATGGGCGAGGTCATCGGAGATCTCAACTCACGCCGCGGCAAGGTGACGGGCATGGACGATCGCGGCAATGCCAAAGTTGTCACTGCGGAGGTGCCGCTCGCCACGATGTTTGGTTATTCGACCGATCTTCGCAGCAAAACCCAGGGTCGGGCCACATACACCATGCAGTTTCATCAGTATCAAGCGGTACCCAATAGTGTGCAGGAGAATATCGTTGCCAAAGTGAAAGGCGCGTAG
- the rpsG gene encoding 30S ribosomal protein S7 — MPRRREVPKRLILPDPKYKDRHIAKFMNIIMRGGKKAVAEGIVYGAFDVIQGRYKEDPVEVFKKALDSTKPKLEVKSRRVGGATYQVPVEVRPERRMALAMRWLTQYSRSRGEKTMVERLAAELVEAAQGRGGAVKKKDDTHRMAEANRAFAHYRW, encoded by the coding sequence GTGCCGCGTCGCCGAGAAGTTCCAAAGCGCCTCATTTTGCCTGATCCGAAATACAAAGATCGGCATATCGCGAAATTCATGAATATTATCATGCGTGGCGGGAAAAAAGCCGTGGCAGAGGGGATCGTATACGGCGCATTTGACGTGATTCAAGGCCGCTATAAGGAAGACCCGGTCGAAGTGTTCAAAAAGGCGCTCGATTCGACGAAGCCTAAGCTTGAGGTCAAGAGCCGGAGGGTGGGTGGTGCCACCTATCAGGTGCCCGTGGAAGTGCGCCCGGAACGTCGAATGGCGCTCGCCATGCGATGGCTCACGCAGTACAGTCGCAGCCGCGGAGAAAAAACCATGGTGGAGCGCTTGGCTGCTGAGTTAGTCGAGGCTGCACAAGGCCGTGGTGGAGCGGTGAAAAAGAAGGACGATACCCACCGGATGGCAGAGGCGAATCGCGCCTTTGCGCACTACCGATGGTGA
- a CDS encoding 30S ribosomal protein S12: protein MPTINQLVRQGRDKQQSKTDSPALQRCPQKRGVCTRVYTTTPKKPNSALRKVARVRLSNGIEATTYIPGEGHNLQEHSVVLIRGGRVKDLPGVRYHVVRGALDAAGAEGPSNTNKANRTQGRSKYGVKRRKK, encoded by the coding sequence ATGCCGACGATCAATCAGCTCGTGCGCCAAGGTCGCGACAAACAGCAAAGTAAGACCGATTCCCCGGCGCTTCAACGCTGCCCACAAAAACGTGGTGTGTGCACCCGCGTCTATACCACGACGCCCAAAAAGCCGAATTCCGCCCTGAGGAAGGTGGCCCGCGTGCGCCTTTCGAACGGTATTGAAGCCACCACGTACATTCCGGGAGAAGGCCATAATTTGCAGGAGCATTCAGTGGTATTGATCCGAGGCGGTCGGGTCAAAGACCTGCCTGGCGTTCGCTACCACGTGGTGCGAGGGGCGCTGGATGCTGCTGGGGCAGAGGGGCCGTCCAACACCAACAAGGCCAACCGTACCCAGGGCCGTTCTAAATACGGCGTTAAGCGCCGAAAAAAGTAG
- a CDS encoding serine/threonine protein kinase, translated as MLRQLERYEILHEIAHGGMATVYRARDTKLDRMVALKVMHPHLRGAEDARLRFAREARTIAKLHHPNIVEIYDFSGQDSAEVYIATELLTGPTLKAFAQAHPAMPVEIAACVGIHIARALIISHHEGVVHRDVKPENVLIHEDRTIKLTDFGLAQMRDTHSMTVTGQILGSPGHMAPEQVEGKECDARCDIFSLGTVLYVLSVGESPFTAPTPHSVLMQIAHGDYIEPLRKRPAVGAHFNRVIVRCMQTSPDARYASAEELEQALSTFAIDMGIEDPTRALKEYLRDPQASAKDIETRSIERLLHHGDRSREKRDYPEARDYYERALALEPGQPAVLASLAAMARAGTRIRAGVMVAGILAALMSVLLVFVLVRQRSAITTFPSGRRDGSIALGNSESRVTSLGKPAPVEVSPSAESASTGTQLKRKRGHRAISASARRVVFRPFPQNVTIAVDDAAPRPFGPDFQEIHLEPGVHRFQIVGAQGCCVNQSFELNIPPGDAPYVVQRSLSLRPAILVVRSNVPADVVVGNGDAKGRSHSALLVELGDSFRSVQRVTVSAPERSAVSRSVVLEAGKVTDLDVALEKP; from the coding sequence ATGTTGCGACAGCTTGAGCGTTACGAAATTCTCCACGAAATCGCCCATGGCGGTATGGCAACCGTATACCGCGCCCGCGACACCAAACTCGACCGCATGGTGGCCCTAAAAGTAATGCATCCACATCTTCGGGGTGCTGAGGATGCGCGCCTGCGGTTTGCGCGAGAGGCTCGCACAATTGCCAAGTTGCACCACCCAAACATCGTTGAGATTTACGACTTTAGTGGACAGGATTCCGCGGAAGTTTACATCGCCACCGAGCTTCTGACCGGGCCCACATTAAAAGCGTTTGCTCAGGCACATCCGGCGATGCCTGTCGAGATCGCGGCCTGTGTTGGCATCCACATTGCCCGCGCTCTTATCATCTCCCATCACGAAGGAGTAGTGCACCGAGACGTCAAGCCCGAAAACGTACTCATTCACGAGGACCGGACGATCAAGTTAACGGATTTCGGGCTGGCTCAGATGCGGGACACGCACTCGATGACGGTCACAGGTCAGATTTTGGGTTCTCCCGGTCATATGGCTCCAGAGCAGGTCGAAGGAAAGGAATGCGATGCCAGATGCGATATCTTTTCGCTAGGCACGGTCTTGTACGTACTCAGCGTTGGAGAATCGCCATTTACGGCGCCAACACCCCACAGTGTATTAATGCAAATCGCTCACGGGGATTATATCGAACCCCTCCGTAAGCGCCCGGCTGTAGGCGCCCATTTTAATCGCGTCATTGTCCGGTGTATGCAAACGTCCCCCGATGCCCGCTATGCCAGCGCTGAGGAGCTAGAGCAGGCGCTTAGCACTTTTGCGATTGATATGGGGATTGAAGATCCCACCCGAGCGCTCAAGGAATATCTGCGTGATCCACAAGCGAGTGCGAAGGACATTGAAACCCGGTCGATTGAACGTTTATTACATCACGGGGATCGGTCACGCGAGAAGCGCGATTATCCCGAGGCGCGAGATTATTACGAGAGAGCGCTGGCGCTTGAACCCGGCCAGCCGGCGGTCTTAGCATCGTTGGCGGCCATGGCACGAGCCGGCACGCGAATCCGAGCGGGGGTAATGGTCGCCGGCATATTGGCGGCATTGATGAGTGTACTGCTCGTGTTTGTTTTGGTGCGCCAGCGTTCGGCCATAACAACCTTTCCAAGCGGGCGCCGAGACGGATCAATCGCTCTCGGCAATTCGGAAAGCCGGGTAACGAGTTTGGGCAAGCCCGCTCCCGTGGAGGTGTCCCCGTCCGCCGAAAGTGCATCAACGGGGACTCAACTGAAAAGAAAGCGAGGTCATCGGGCTATAAGCGCCTCAGCGCGAAGGGTGGTGTTTCGCCCGTTTCCTCAAAATGTAACGATTGCGGTCGATGATGCTGCGCCCCGCCCTTTTGGGCCGGATTTTCAGGAAATACATCTTGAGCCAGGGGTGCACCGCTTTCAAATAGTGGGCGCGCAGGGTTGCTGCGTCAACCAGAGCTTTGAACTTAATATCCCGCCTGGCGATGCGCCGTATGTCGTACAGCGCTCACTCAGTTTACGTCCAGCCATCCTGGTGGTGCGCTCGAATGTTCCTGCGGATGTGGTGGTGGGGAATGGCGACGCCAAAGGTCGCAGTCATAGCGCACTTTTGGTGGAGTTAGGGGATAGCTTTCGTTCGGTACAGCGAGTCACCGTCTCGGCGCCCGAGCGCAGCGCAGTCTCTAGGAGCGTCGTTCTTGAAGCAGGTAAGGTAACCGACCTCGACGTGGCGCTAGAAAAACCTTAA
- the gorA gene encoding glutathione-disulfide reductase, with translation MPETHYDVIVIGAGSGGVRAALVSARLGARAAIIEAKHVGGTCVNLGCVPKKLMMYAAAFAEQRIDAIGNAWDVPGATFSWSTFIERKNAAIHRLNQAYEGRLADSGVTLIRGRAHFIDSHTVEVGAQALSARYIIVATGGEPTIPEIPGCQHGITSDQAFFLPALPEHITIVGGGYVAVEFASIFHGMGAKVDLLVRGDRLLTGLDHELGQYLCGAFVERGIQVHFCTELEHIGRSKAGLTLKERGKSEAYLRDIVMFATGRRARTERLGLEQVEISRDGNGSILVDAWGKTSVDNIYAIGDVTGGLALTPVAIDQGIRVAHTLFGVGPVALARDRVPTAVFSIPPLASVGLTEHEAESQGIDYVVFRSEFRTLVQTLSSRREKSLVKLVVDRNTDRVLGCHMFGPTSGEIIQALAVALECGATKACFDATLAIHPTVAEEFVTMRS, from the coding sequence GTGCCCGAAACCCACTACGATGTGATTGTCATAGGGGCCGGATCTGGCGGGGTGCGCGCCGCGCTGGTGTCAGCCCGGTTGGGCGCGAGAGCGGCCATTATAGAGGCCAAACATGTGGGCGGCACGTGCGTCAACTTGGGTTGTGTTCCTAAAAAGCTGATGATGTACGCGGCCGCCTTTGCGGAGCAAAGGATCGACGCCATCGGCAACGCTTGGGATGTGCCAGGCGCAACGTTTTCATGGAGCACGTTCATCGAACGGAAGAACGCAGCAATCCACAGATTAAACCAGGCCTACGAAGGCCGCTTAGCGGATTCCGGGGTAACCTTGATTCGCGGCCGTGCGCATTTCATCGATTCTCATACGGTGGAGGTAGGTGCTCAGGCACTATCTGCTCGCTACATCATCGTAGCAACCGGCGGCGAACCCACCATTCCCGAGATTCCCGGGTGCCAGCATGGCATCACTTCGGATCAGGCGTTCTTTTTGCCCGCCCTCCCCGAGCACATCACCATCGTGGGAGGCGGATATGTAGCCGTGGAATTCGCCAGTATTTTCCATGGCATGGGCGCCAAGGTCGATCTACTGGTGCGTGGCGATCGACTCTTGACGGGCTTGGATCATGAGCTCGGCCAGTACCTTTGCGGAGCGTTTGTTGAGCGGGGCATCCAGGTGCATTTCTGCACAGAGCTCGAACACATCGGTCGGTCGAAAGCCGGGCTTACACTCAAAGAACGGGGAAAGAGCGAGGCTTACTTGAGAGATATCGTGATGTTCGCAACAGGACGTCGAGCGCGCACCGAACGACTGGGGCTCGAGCAAGTAGAGATCTCACGTGATGGAAATGGAAGCATACTGGTAGATGCATGGGGAAAGACATCCGTTGATAACATCTATGCGATTGGAGACGTGACGGGGGGCCTGGCATTGACCCCCGTTGCGATTGATCAGGGGATACGCGTGGCCCATACACTTTTTGGCGTGGGGCCGGTAGCTTTGGCGCGCGACAGAGTACCTACTGCAGTGTTCAGCATACCTCCCCTTGCTAGCGTTGGATTGACGGAGCACGAGGCGGAAAGCCAGGGAATAGACTACGTCGTCTTTCGCTCTGAGTTCAGGACGCTTGTGCAGACGCTTTCTTCTAGGCGTGAGAAGTCATTGGTAAAGCTCGTGGTGGATCGCAACACCGACCGGGTGCTTGGCTGTCATATGTTCGGCCCCACATCAGGGGAGATCATCCAGGCATTGGCGGTGGCATTGGAGTGCGGTGCGACAAAGGCCTGTTTCGATGCCACCCTCGCGATACATCCCACAGTGGCCGAAGAATTTGTCACCATGCGATCATAG
- the rpsJ gene encoding 30S ribosomal protein S10 produces MASTTKIRIRLKAYDHRLLDQSAGEIVDTVRRTGARVAGPIPLPTRINKFTVLRGPHVDKKSREQFEVRTHKRLLDILEPTQQTLDALMKLDLSAGVDVEIKS; encoded by the coding sequence ATGGCTTCCACAACAAAGATTCGCATACGCTTAAAAGCATACGATCACCGCCTGCTGGATCAATCCGCCGGCGAGATCGTCGATACGGTGCGCCGGACGGGGGCACGGGTGGCGGGGCCCATTCCGCTGCCGACCCGTATCAACAAGTTCACGGTTTTGAGAGGGCCCCACGTGGATAAGAAGTCGAGAGAGCAGTTCGAGGTCCGCACACACAAACGTTTACTCGACATTCTTGAGCCGACGCAGCAGACGCTGGATGCGCTCATGAAGTTGGACTTGTCTGCTGGCGTGGACGTGGAGATCAAATCCTAG